The following proteins are encoded in a genomic region of Desulfosporosinus youngiae DSM 17734:
- a CDS encoding iron-sulfur cluster assembly scaffold protein has translation MYSEKVIEHFMCPQNAYSMPDADAEGSFGDPSCGDALTIFIKVQDDFIKEISYLVFGCCASIATSSMTSVLAKGKSLDNALKITEEDVIKALDGLPDTKVHCSNLGVSALRNAVANYYEKQKSYVKEGF, from the coding sequence ATTTATTCTGAGAAAGTAATTGAACACTTTATGTGTCCTCAAAATGCCTATAGTATGCCGGATGCAGATGCTGAGGGAAGTTTTGGAGATCCCTCATGTGGAGATGCTCTCACGATCTTCATTAAGGTACAGGATGATTTCATTAAGGAGATCAGTTATCTGGTGTTTGGATGTTGTGCATCAATTGCCACATCAAGTATGACATCTGTCTTGGCTAAAGGCAAAAGCTTAGACAATGCCCTGAAGATTACCGAAGAGGATGTCATCAAGGCCTTGGATGGCCTGCCCGATACTAAAGTACACTGCTCTAACTTAGGAGTCAGTGCTTTGCGAAATGCTGTTGCTAATTATTATGAAAAGCAAAAATCTTATGTAAAGGAAGGATTCTGA
- a CDS encoding NifB/NifX family molybdenum-iron cluster-binding protein, protein MKIAVASDNGMVAEHFGHCQGFSIFEIQNNQIVESETIPNPGHKPGFLPNFLNDLGVKVIISGGMGGGAIQIFNEKGIEVITGANGLSKVAAELYSQGKLKTTGSVCQEHQHQGECGGH, encoded by the coding sequence ATGAAAATAGCGGTAGCAAGTGATAATGGAATGGTAGCAGAACATTTTGGACATTGTCAGGGTTTTAGTATCTTTGAAATTCAAAACAATCAAATAGTTGAGAGTGAGACTATCCCAAACCCTGGACATAAGCCCGGCTTTTTACCTAACTTCCTAAACGACTTAGGAGTGAAAGTTATTATTTCAGGCGGTATGGGTGGCGGTGCTATCCAAATATTTAATGAAAAAGGAATAGAGGTTATAACAGGAGCAAACGGACTTTCGAAGGTTGCCGCAGAACTATATTCACAGGGCAAACTTAAAACCACGGGCTCTGTTTGCCAAGAACATCAGCACCAGGGAGAATGTGGTGGACATTGA
- a CDS encoding Mrp/NBP35 family ATP-binding protein: protein MSDKCDQNCNSCGENCSERKEKQTDFSAKLHEMSSIKKVICIVSGKGGVGKSLVTSLLAVTMNRRGHHTAILDADVTGPSIPKAFGINQKASASKQGLLPVKSRTNIDIMSINLLLENDTDPVIWRGPIIAGTVKQFWTDVIWRDIDFMFIDMPPGTGDVPLTVFQSIAVDGIIIVTSPQELVSMIVSKAVNMAKKMNIPIIGLVENMAFFKCPDCAKEYKIFGDSHIEEIAKKHHLGVLAKLPIDPQIAAACDQGLIESFNNDWLNYLAGILEKDGGK from the coding sequence ATGAGCGACAAGTGTGATCAGAATTGTAACAGCTGCGGTGAAAATTGCTCTGAAAGGAAAGAGAAGCAAACTGACTTTTCCGCAAAGCTGCACGAAATGAGCAGCATTAAAAAGGTGATTTGTATTGTCAGCGGAAAAGGCGGTGTGGGGAAATCGTTGGTAACCTCACTGCTTGCCGTTACAATGAATCGAAGAGGCCATCATACAGCCATTTTGGATGCCGATGTTACCGGGCCGTCTATTCCTAAAGCTTTCGGAATTAATCAAAAGGCCTCCGCGAGTAAACAAGGACTGCTTCCCGTTAAAAGCAGAACAAACATCGATATTATGTCGATTAACCTGCTTCTGGAAAATGACACAGACCCTGTAATCTGGAGGGGGCCGATTATTGCCGGTACAGTCAAGCAGTTTTGGACAGACGTGATATGGCGTGATATTGACTTTATGTTTATCGATATGCCGCCAGGCACCGGTGACGTACCTCTTACTGTTTTTCAGTCTATAGCTGTAGATGGAATAATTATTGTAACTTCTCCGCAAGAGCTTGTTTCAATGATCGTATCTAAGGCAGTAAATATGGCGAAAAAGATGAACATACCCATCATCGGATTAGTTGAAAATATGGCGTTTTTTAAGTGCCCTGACTGTGCTAAGGAATATAAGATTTTTGGTGACAGCCATATTGAAGAAATAGCTAAGAAGCACCATTTGGGGGTTCTGGCTAAGCTGCCGATTGATCCTCAAATTGCTGCAGCATGCGATCAAGGTTTGATTGAATCATTCAATAATGATTGGCTTAACTATCTGGCAGGAATTCTCGAAAAAGATGGAGGGAAATAG
- a CDS encoding (Fe-S)-binding protein, which translates to MINQRDLRPKDMGGSDEQLIKLESEQLMPLFPPYDKPGMEPPLTDPKPAWKEKFCASLDGYVGIDTLNRPKSKEEEDEFVRKFLSGLEKSFSDANNGMLQPYLLSFEYCAKCDTCSAACHIYEASGKNELYRPIFRSEVLRKIVKKYFTKSGKLLGSFVGADIDVNWETIARLGELAYRCNLCRRCAQTCPLGLDNAIFTKEIRKIFSQELGIAPQPLHKKGTVLQLKTGSSTGITKPAFLDTIEFLEEDIEEKYGLKIKFPMDKKGADILLLHNAGEYMAWPENPIAFAILFEEAGLSWTLSSEIAGYDNVNYGIWYDDFQARALATLQMKVAKELGVNRIVIAECGHAHKASAIVGDRMMYGDAKVPVESCLPLLWDMVKRRRLRLDPSRNNFPVTLHDPCNYVRGMGIVEPQRKVIKAICPQFREMTPHGVDNYCCGGGGGFAITNSMNFSEWRNKVSSRMKFNQILGAFQDSMENADLPKYVCAPCSNCKGAIRDILEFYEVTEKFNVQYGGLVELMVNALVSMKKPFLEFLE; encoded by the coding sequence ATGATCAATCAAAGAGATTTACGCCCTAAAGATATGGGAGGATCGGACGAGCAACTAATCAAACTGGAATCTGAACAGTTGATGCCTTTATTTCCGCCCTATGATAAACCGGGAATGGAACCTCCCTTAACGGATCCTAAGCCTGCTTGGAAAGAAAAATTCTGTGCTTCATTAGATGGCTACGTTGGTATTGATACTTTAAATCGGCCAAAATCTAAAGAGGAAGAAGACGAATTTGTCCGCAAGTTCCTTAGCGGCTTAGAAAAAAGCTTTTCTGATGCCAACAACGGAATGCTTCAGCCATATTTATTATCGTTTGAATACTGCGCCAAATGTGATACTTGTTCAGCCGCCTGCCATATCTACGAGGCGTCCGGCAAAAATGAGCTGTACCGGCCCATTTTCCGTTCCGAAGTTCTTCGAAAAATTGTCAAGAAATACTTTACCAAAAGCGGAAAGCTCCTGGGCAGTTTTGTCGGAGCAGATATCGATGTGAACTGGGAAACAATAGCTCGGCTTGGAGAACTGGCTTATCGCTGTAATCTTTGCCGGCGTTGTGCTCAAACCTGCCCCCTGGGCTTAGATAACGCTATTTTTACGAAAGAGATCCGTAAGATTTTCAGCCAGGAATTAGGTATTGCTCCTCAACCTTTGCATAAAAAAGGTACAGTCCTCCAACTTAAGACCGGTTCGTCTACGGGAATTACCAAACCTGCGTTTTTAGATACGATAGAATTTTTAGAAGAGGATATCGAGGAAAAGTATGGGTTGAAAATTAAATTTCCAATGGACAAAAAAGGTGCCGATATCCTTTTATTGCATAATGCAGGAGAGTATATGGCCTGGCCGGAAAACCCGATCGCTTTTGCCATTCTCTTTGAAGAAGCCGGCCTCAGCTGGACCCTCAGTAGTGAAATAGCAGGATATGACAATGTAAACTACGGCATCTGGTATGATGATTTTCAGGCAAGAGCCTTAGCTACACTGCAGATGAAAGTCGCTAAAGAACTGGGGGTCAATAGAATCGTTATCGCTGAGTGTGGGCATGCCCATAAAGCTTCGGCCATCGTAGGGGATCGTATGATGTATGGTGATGCTAAAGTTCCTGTAGAAAGTTGTCTCCCTCTTCTTTGGGATATGGTCAAAAGAAGACGGTTAAGGTTAGATCCCAGCAGGAATAACTTTCCTGTGACACTTCATGACCCTTGTAACTATGTCCGGGGAATGGGAATCGTTGAGCCGCAGCGGAAAGTTATAAAAGCAATTTGCCCGCAGTTTAGGGAAATGACTCCCCATGGAGTCGACAATTACTGCTGTGGCGGCGGCGGCGGATTTGCTATTACGAATTCCATGAATTTTTCTGAGTGGAGAAATAAAGTTAGTTCTCGCATGAAGTTTAACCAAATCCTTGGAGCCTTTCAGGATAGTATGGAGAATGCTGACCTGCCTAAATATGTCTGTGCTCCTTGTTCTAACTGCAAGGGAGCAATTCGGGATATTCTAGAGTTCTACGAGGTGACAGAAAAGTTTAATGTACAATACGGTGGTTTAGTAGAACTTATGGTAAACGCCTTAGTTAGTATGAAAAAACCATTTTTAGAGTTCTTGGAATAA
- a CDS encoding AAA family ATPase has protein sequence MKIAVLSGKGGTGKTLVSVNLAAVAREAIYMDCDVEEPNGHLFFRPKNIKTEKVSVRIPYADETLCNGCRKCLDFCKFNALAFIINKPIVFDDVCHSCGGCVLLCPQKALSEREKIIGEVQRGVSENVAVITGILNTGETSGIPVIKKLLNDVPAEADLIFIDCPPGSACIVIESIKDADYCILVAEPTLFGVHNLNMVHELIRLFDKPHGVVLNKCLEGENPAEKFCMEKGIQILARIPFDKELGKLNSDALIAARENQRYRELFFSLLQTVTKEVGYETVTNP, from the coding sequence ATGAAGATAGCTGTGCTAAGCGGGAAGGGCGGCACAGGCAAAACCCTTGTATCTGTAAATCTGGCAGCAGTGGCCAGAGAGGCCATTTATATGGATTGTGATGTTGAGGAACCAAACGGGCATCTTTTTTTTCGGCCTAAGAATATTAAAACAGAAAAAGTGTCGGTAAGGATCCCTTACGCCGATGAAACGCTTTGTAATGGCTGCCGCAAATGCCTGGATTTTTGTAAATTTAATGCCCTGGCGTTTATTATCAACAAGCCGATTGTCTTTGACGACGTTTGCCATTCCTGTGGCGGATGTGTGCTGCTCTGTCCGCAGAAGGCCTTATCCGAGAGAGAAAAGATCATCGGAGAAGTTCAAAGGGGTGTTTCTGAAAATGTTGCAGTGATCACAGGGATCTTGAATACGGGCGAAACATCGGGTATCCCTGTTATAAAGAAACTTTTGAATGACGTTCCGGCGGAGGCGGATTTGATCTTTATTGATTGCCCCCCTGGAAGTGCCTGTATTGTAATAGAAAGCATCAAGGATGCCGACTATTGTATTTTAGTAGCGGAACCCACCTTGTTTGGTGTTCATAATCTTAATATGGTCCATGAACTGATAAGGTTGTTTGACAAACCACATGGGGTCGTGCTTAACAAGTGTCTGGAGGGAGAAAATCCTGCCGAAAAATTCTGTATGGAAAAGGGTATTCAAATATTGGCCAGGATTCCTTTTGACAAGGAGCTTGGAAAACTAAATTCCGATGCGTTGATAGCAGCACGCGAAAACCAAAGGTATCGGGAGCTATTTTTTTCTCTGCTTCAAACTGTGACTAAGGAGGTGGGGTATGAAACAGTTACTAATCCTTAG
- a CDS encoding SDH family Clp fold serine proteinase — MKAEERVCFIQRLEELRESKVLVYFSYTPLDDSILVPLYEQLKEIGHTKKIDLVLHSYGGAVDTPYKVVMLIREFCEEFAVIVPFVAKSAASMLVLGADEVVMGPISELGPIDPLVKHPVYKDVLVPVQAFWHCLDFFQQLIVNSSNSEVATIIAAPMIGKLDPWLIGDYEKTIKASRQYAETLLSRYMLKNAPEKVPIVTHALTEGYYSHGYPIGRREAKELGIKVTEAHGELWDIIWNLYLGYEKLFKDKENE, encoded by the coding sequence TTGAAAGCAGAGGAACGGGTTTGTTTTATCCAACGTTTAGAAGAACTAAGGGAATCTAAAGTCTTAGTCTATTTTTCTTATACACCGTTAGATGACTCTATCTTAGTCCCTTTGTATGAACAGTTAAAAGAAATTGGGCATACTAAAAAAATCGATTTAGTTTTACACAGTTACGGGGGGGCAGTTGATACACCTTATAAAGTTGTAATGCTAATCCGAGAATTTTGTGAAGAATTCGCCGTAATTGTTCCTTTCGTCGCCAAATCAGCAGCTTCAATGCTTGTTCTGGGAGCAGATGAAGTTGTGATGGGACCGATCTCTGAACTTGGCCCGATTGATCCTTTGGTCAAGCATCCTGTCTATAAAGATGTCTTAGTACCAGTGCAAGCTTTTTGGCACTGTTTGGATTTTTTTCAACAATTAATCGTTAATAGTTCGAATTCTGAAGTCGCTACCATTATTGCTGCTCCAATGATCGGTAAGCTTGATCCTTGGCTTATCGGAGATTACGAAAAAACTATAAAAGCATCCCGGCAATATGCCGAAACATTATTATCCCGCTATATGCTGAAAAATGCCCCGGAAAAGGTTCCCATCGTGACCCATGCTTTAACAGAGGGATATTACTCCCACGGATATCCTATTGGAAGGCGGGAAGCCAAAGAACTAGGGATTAAGGTAACTGAAGCTCATGGAGAACTCTGGGATATTATTTGGAATCTGTATCTTGGCTATGAAAAGCTCTTTAAGGATAAGGAAAATGAATGA
- a CDS encoding TraB/GumN family protein, with product MFEENENITRLNLDGKEFILIGTAHVSKQSADLVKEVIEAEKPDSVCIELDEPRYKTIIEGNKWKETDIFKIIKEKKATLLLINLVISSFQKRIAKQFGINAGQEMIQGAESAKEIGANLVLADRNIQITFARIWEGVGFWGKVKLLTGIFVSIFDDEDISEEDLEKMKSQDMLNSILKEFTVNFPKLKVPLIDERDQYLSQKIKEAPGTKVVAVLGAAHVPGIKEELKNDHDLARLSQVPAKSKALKVIGWTIPLLIIGIIAYTFIANPAAGVQQTLSWILWTGSFAALGTALAFGHPLTILTAFVVAPITTLHPLIAAGWFAGIVQAYLRRPSVRDFENLSEDVFSLKGFWNNKVTRILLIVTLANLGGSIGTIIGGADVVRLLIENWK from the coding sequence ATGTTTGAAGAGAACGAAAACATTACCCGCCTAAATTTAGATGGCAAAGAATTCATCCTTATTGGAACTGCACATGTGTCGAAGCAAAGCGCCGACCTAGTGAAAGAAGTTATTGAAGCCGAAAAACCTGACTCTGTTTGTATTGAATTAGATGAACCGCGCTATAAAACAATCATCGAAGGCAATAAGTGGAAAGAGACTGATATTTTTAAGATTATAAAAGAAAAAAAAGCTACCTTACTTTTAATAAATCTTGTCATATCTTCCTTTCAAAAACGGATTGCCAAACAATTCGGGATTAATGCCGGACAAGAAATGATTCAGGGGGCTGAATCGGCAAAAGAGATCGGTGCAAACCTCGTACTGGCTGATAGAAATATTCAAATAACCTTTGCTCGGATTTGGGAAGGTGTCGGGTTTTGGGGAAAAGTAAAGCTTCTAACCGGAATCTTCGTCAGTATTTTTGATGACGAAGATATTTCAGAAGAGGATTTAGAAAAAATGAAGTCCCAAGATATGCTTAATTCTATACTAAAAGAGTTCACTGTTAACTTTCCTAAATTAAAAGTACCGCTCATTGATGAGCGGGATCAATACTTATCCCAAAAAATTAAAGAGGCGCCAGGGACTAAAGTCGTTGCAGTCTTAGGTGCGGCTCACGTCCCCGGTATTAAAGAAGAACTAAAAAACGACCACGATTTAGCACGTTTATCCCAGGTACCCGCTAAATCCAAGGCTCTGAAAGTGATTGGCTGGACAATACCGCTCCTTATTATTGGGATTATTGCCTATACGTTTATTGCAAATCCTGCTGCAGGGGTTCAACAAACCTTAAGCTGGATACTATGGACCGGATCGTTTGCAGCGCTTGGCACTGCGCTTGCTTTTGGACATCCGCTCACCATTTTGACAGCCTTTGTTGTCGCTCCAATAACTACTTTACATCCTCTCATTGCAGCCGGATGGTTCGCTGGAATTGTACAAGCTTATCTTCGTCGCCCCAGTGTAAGAGACTTTGAAAATCTTTCTGAGGACGTGTTTAGCCTCAAAGGTTTTTGGAATAACAAGGTAACTCGGATTCTATTAATAGTTACTTTAGCAAACTTAGGCGGTTCAATAGGAACTATCATTGGCGGAGCCGATGTTGTTCGTTTGCTTATCGAAAATTGGAAATAA
- a CDS encoding DUF5320 domain-containing protein → MPRRDGTGPEGRSSMNGGGLGLGTGYRRGPGKNFIKDPNVVKTQKERLQEQKELLESKLKLIYKQLENL, encoded by the coding sequence ATGCCTCGCAGAGATGGTACGGGTCCTGAAGGACGTTCATCAATGAATGGCGGCGGCTTAGGGCTAGGGACTGGTTATAGAAGAGGTCCCGGAAAAAACTTTATAAAAGATCCAAACGTAGTCAAAACCCAGAAAGAACGGCTGCAAGAGCAAAAAGAGCTGCTGGAAAGCAAGCTTAAACTAATTTACAAGCAATTAGAGAATTTATGA
- a CDS encoding tetraprenyl-beta-curcumene synthase family protein encodes MKTSDVKSSNSAMLIYQFITQVFPLVKQELERWKEKARQAPDARLSQQALDSIRLKAFHCQGGSIYALYPGINRLSTIRFIVAYQTMSDYLDNLVDSLEVEDEKAFRQLHLAMQEALNPEADPSDYYLYYPYREDGGYLESLVKTCQESIRKLPSYTIVQEEAVKFAELYSHLQTYKHLAIGTRESKMLEWLKPYISVDSEITAWEFSAATGSTLGIFCLYSAAFDPELTIKQAKKIGQTYFPWICGLHILLDYFIDLREDHETNQLNFVAYYDNTKVIYERLNLFVQKSLDQAKLLQYPKFHQVVVKGLLAMYLSDEKSMNEDIQAIVKKLLKNSSLGVYLLYWLCRKLRKGNII; translated from the coding sequence ATGAAAACTTCGGATGTCAAGTCGTCAAATAGCGCGATGTTGATCTATCAATTTATCACGCAAGTCTTTCCTCTTGTAAAACAAGAATTGGAGAGGTGGAAAGAAAAGGCTAGGCAGGCACCTGATGCACGATTAAGTCAGCAAGCCTTGGACAGTATTCGCCTGAAAGCATTTCACTGCCAGGGGGGAAGTATTTATGCGCTTTATCCAGGAATAAATAGGTTATCAACTATTCGCTTCATAGTTGCTTATCAAACTATGAGCGACTACCTTGATAACTTAGTAGATAGCCTTGAAGTAGAGGATGAAAAAGCATTCCGGCAATTGCATTTAGCTATGCAAGAGGCCTTAAATCCTGAGGCAGATCCTTCAGATTACTATCTATACTATCCTTATCGGGAAGATGGCGGATACCTCGAGAGCTTGGTTAAAACCTGCCAAGAGAGTATTCGTAAGCTACCCTCATACACAATTGTTCAAGAAGAAGCCGTTAAGTTTGCCGAACTTTATTCTCACTTACAAACTTACAAACATTTAGCAATCGGGACACGTGAATCAAAAATGTTGGAATGGCTTAAACCCTACATATCCGTTGATTCTGAGATAACAGCCTGGGAATTTTCAGCTGCAACCGGATCGACTCTGGGGATTTTTTGTTTGTATAGCGCAGCTTTCGATCCCGAACTGACGATAAAACAAGCAAAAAAGATCGGGCAAACCTATTTCCCTTGGATATGTGGTCTTCATATTTTGTTGGATTATTTCATCGATCTACGCGAAGATCATGAGACGAATCAGTTGAATTTCGTGGCTTATTATGACAATACGAAGGTGATCTATGAGCGACTTAACCTATTTGTCCAAAAGTCTCTAGATCAAGCAAAGCTGTTACAATATCCCAAGTTTCATCAAGTCGTGGTTAAAGGACTTCTAGCCATGTATTTGTCCGATGAAAAGAGTATGAACGAGGATATTCAAGCAATAGTCAAAAAGCTTTTAAAGAATAGCAGTCTAGGGGTTTATTTGCTCTATTGGCTATGTCGCAAGTTACGCAAAGGTAACATTATTTGA
- a CDS encoding DUF134 domain-containing protein, translated as MPRPRKWRKVCCLPASNRFGPLNTLLNQAHFVIMTVDEYEAIRLIDLEGFTQEECADQMHIARTTVQRIYNDARKKLAESLVKGKVLRIEGGDYKLCDGLEKTCGCGGCLKHRFGGDPVKDKTGGD; from the coding sequence ATGCCAAGACCACGAAAATGGAGAAAAGTGTGTTGTTTACCGGCAAGCAACCGATTCGGGCCGCTTAACACTTTGCTTAATCAGGCACATTTCGTAATTATGACGGTTGATGAGTATGAAGCGATACGACTCATTGATCTCGAAGGGTTTACGCAAGAAGAGTGTGCCGACCAAATGCATATTGCACGTACGACCGTTCAGCGTATCTATAATGATGCCCGAAAAAAACTTGCAGAATCCTTGGTGAAGGGAAAAGTGTTAAGAATAGAAGGCGGAGATTACAAGCTTTGTGACGGTCTTGAAAAAACATGTGGTTGTGGCGGCTGCCTCAAACATAGATTTGGCGGAGACCCTGTGAAAGATAAGACTGGTGGTGATTGA
- a CDS encoding NifB/NifX family molybdenum-iron cluster-binding protein, with protein sequence MKIAIPVDDKSMETTVCQSFGRTPYYLIYDTESKEPVFLDNSAIASQGGAGIKAAQTIVDNKVSALLTPRCGENAADVLKAANIKLYKTLNASIQDNIDALKEGKLSPLQDIHPGFHGHGGK encoded by the coding sequence ATGAAAATTGCGATCCCAGTCGATGACAAATCCATGGAAACAACTGTGTGCCAATCTTTTGGGCGTACACCCTATTATCTAATTTATGATACAGAATCAAAGGAGCCTGTTTTTTTAGATAATAGCGCCATAGCCAGTCAAGGTGGTGCAGGGATTAAGGCTGCTCAGACAATTGTGGATAACAAGGTTAGTGCACTTCTTACGCCCCGATGTGGGGAAAATGCTGCAGACGTTCTGAAAGCAGCCAATATTAAATTGTATAAGACGCTTAATGCCTCAATTCAAGATAATATTGATGCTTTAAAGGAAGGGAAACTATCTCCTTTACAAGATATTCATCCTGGATTTCATGGTCATGGAGGAAAATAG
- a CDS encoding IS110 family transposase codes for MRGCVYAQNCFPICCGIDVHKKFVVATVGTTNKSGVTDYQTRQFSTFTQSLLQLLDWLKAHSCVHVCMESTGKYWHPVFNILEDYCDVVVANPKYVKGIRGKKTDKKDSIWLCDLHKHGLVPSSFIPPLPIRQIRDLMRYRFKLINVKSSEKNRIQNSLTVSNIMISSVVSDTFGVSSMRIINHILDNPDDMDFEVSSMLHGRMQDKAETITKSINGNLTKPQADKMRVCLHHLENIEKHITDIERVVLGLAQPYLPQIEIILSLPSIKDVFTAIAIIGEIGSDMAVFNSSKHLCSWAGVTPQNNESAGKKKSVRISRAGVYIKPLLVQCANAAIKSKKCPYFKNRYDQIKKRRGHKKAIIAIAHTLLKCIYHMLDKGETFNFELYKIDSKPKQTYASQITEEMAIRYLQTLGYQIPDMPNTT; via the coding sequence ATGCGGGGATGTGTTTATGCTCAAAATTGTTTTCCTATTTGCTGTGGAATTGATGTCCACAAGAAGTTTGTTGTTGCAACGGTTGGTACTACTAACAAATCGGGGGTTACGGATTACCAAACGAGGCAATTTTCAACCTTTACCCAGAGTTTGCTTCAACTTTTGGATTGGTTGAAAGCTCACTCTTGCGTTCATGTCTGTATGGAGTCTACAGGCAAGTACTGGCACCCTGTTTTTAACATTTTGGAAGATTACTGTGATGTTGTCGTTGCTAATCCAAAGTATGTTAAAGGTATTCGAGGCAAGAAAACCGATAAGAAAGATTCTATTTGGCTTTGCGATTTACATAAGCACGGTTTAGTTCCCAGTAGCTTTATACCACCCTTACCAATTCGTCAAATTCGTGATTTAATGCGGTATCGGTTTAAGCTCATCAATGTTAAGTCAAGCGAGAAAAACCGCATCCAAAACTCTCTAACTGTTTCAAATATTATGATTTCTAGTGTTGTTTCTGATACTTTTGGCGTAAGCTCGATGAGAATCATTAATCACATACTTGATAATCCGGATGATATGGATTTCGAGGTTTCATCAATGTTACACGGAAGAATGCAAGATAAAGCAGAAACAATTACAAAATCAATCAATGGGAATTTAACTAAGCCTCAAGCAGATAAAATGCGTGTTTGTCTGCATCATCTTGAGAACATCGAGAAACATATAACTGATATCGAACGGGTTGTTTTAGGCTTAGCTCAGCCCTATTTGCCACAAATAGAGATAATTTTATCATTGCCAAGTATCAAGGATGTTTTTACTGCCATCGCTATAATCGGTGAGATCGGTAGCGATATGGCAGTTTTTAATTCCTCCAAGCATCTATGCTCATGGGCTGGAGTTACTCCTCAAAACAATGAAAGTGCTGGCAAGAAGAAATCTGTTCGTATTTCACGAGCTGGTGTATATATCAAGCCATTACTAGTTCAATGTGCAAATGCTGCAATTAAGAGTAAAAAGTGTCCGTATTTCAAAAACCGATATGACCAGATTAAGAAACGTCGAGGTCACAAAAAGGCCATTATTGCTATTGCACATACACTGCTAAAATGTATCTACCATATGCTAGATAAGGGTGAGACGTTTAATTTTGAACTATACAAAATCGACTCCAAACCAAAACAAACTTATGCATCGCAGATCACTGAGGAAATGGCTATTCGCTACCTGCAAACTTTAGGCTACCAAATACCCGATATGCCTAATACAACTTAA
- a CDS encoding ATP-binding protein — protein sequence MKQLLILSGKGGTGKTTIASAFIQLSNAQMYADCDVDAPNLHLIMNQAVEARRSDYYGMPKAEIDQASCVHCDVCRQNCRFDAIQADIGYKVDHFACEGCGVCEALCPAGAVSLKPAKAGELMLYVKDSLFSTAELKMGSGTSGKLVTEVKKLLKSVPIDTGLAIIDGSPGIGCPVIASLSGVDMVLIVAEPSISGISDMERIIKTAKKFQTRIAICINKFDTNIENTRKIESFCQKLYLPCTGRIPYDPAAVKAINQGQSIVELDCAAGRSAKIVFDKTIKLLFNESLAL from the coding sequence ATGAAACAGTTACTAATCCTTAGCGGCAAGGGTGGTACAGGAAAAACAACCATTGCCAGCGCTTTTATTCAGTTGTCAAATGCTCAAATGTATGCAGATTGTGATGTGGATGCACCTAATTTGCATCTGATTATGAACCAGGCAGTGGAAGCCCGACGATCAGATTATTATGGAATGCCCAAGGCAGAGATTGATCAGGCTTCATGTGTGCATTGTGACGTGTGCAGACAAAACTGCCGGTTTGATGCCATTCAGGCGGATATCGGTTATAAAGTCGATCACTTTGCCTGCGAGGGTTGCGGAGTGTGTGAAGCCCTTTGTCCGGCAGGGGCTGTATCATTAAAGCCTGCCAAAGCAGGAGAGTTAATGCTCTATGTGAAGGATTCGCTGTTTTCAACGGCGGAGCTTAAAATGGGGAGCGGTACCTCAGGGAAGTTGGTCACCGAGGTAAAAAAACTGTTGAAGTCTGTGCCGATAGATACGGGACTGGCAATCATTGATGGATCGCCGGGTATAGGATGTCCGGTGATCGCATCCCTAAGTGGGGTTGATATGGTTCTGATTGTTGCAGAACCTTCTATCTCAGGGATCAGTGATATGGAACGCATCATTAAAACTGCGAAAAAATTTCAAACAAGAATTGCCATTTGCATCAATAAATTCGACACCAATATCGAAAATACACGAAAGATAGAGTCGTTTTGTCAGAAACTTTATCTGCCATGTACAGGAAGAATACCTTATGATCCAGCTGCTGTTAAGGCAATCAATCAAGGACAGAGCATCGTCGAGCTAGATTGCGCGGCTGGGCGTTCTGCCAAAATTGTTTTCGATAAGACGATTAAACTATTATTTAATGAAAGTTTAGCGTTGTAA
- the tatA gene encoding twin-arginine translocase TatA/TatE family subunit, with product MLTTFGMITPMTAGIVLVIALVIFGPGKLPDLGKALGKGIKEFKSATDGDEKEVKEVKEVKTVKIEKE from the coding sequence ATGCTTACAACGTTTGGAATGATAACTCCTATGACTGCAGGGATTGTTCTTGTTATTGCTTTGGTGATTTTTGGTCCTGGTAAACTGCCTGATTTAGGAAAGGCGCTTGGAAAAGGGATCAAAGAATTTAAATCTGCCACTGACGGCGATGAAAAAGAAGTAAAAGAAGTCAAGGAAGTAAAGACTGTAAAAATTGAAAAGGAATAA